The following DNA comes from Cherax quadricarinatus isolate ZL_2023a chromosome 55, ASM3850222v1, whole genome shotgun sequence.
taatAAAAGCTTGATTAAAGTAGATatagcacacaaaataaaaataataaccagCAGCAAAATGGAGGAACATAAAATGTTTTGCAAAGCAGACAATACTAAGAGCAAAAATATTAAAGATAGATTTAAGGCAAAAGAGATGGAAGAGAAAAGTTATGAACTAACTAAAACTGACTGACTAAACCTTAGCAAAAATGAGCACTGGAGGCAGAAAAGGCAAGCTTTAATTTATGTAGCTCCAAGATATGTTGCTCCATTTAACTCGGGATGACTTATTATTCCATGCCTCTATGTATGCAGCATCAAAATTACTATTCAGATTGGTATAAAACTTTGTGTTCAAGTTCATCTTTTAGAACTTTATAAAGCAGGAGATTTGTATCAAACTTAGTAATCTTGGCAAACTGTTGTATTTTCATATGACCCTTTACGGTTGTAGGATAGTTATGCATGTTTGAAACAGTATATATGTTCACTATGAAGACCAAGCATATATATCAAAAGGATGTAAATACAGTCATAAGTGTGTGTATTTTAAAATACATATGTTTGGTAAGTTATTGTATTACTCTTCACCTAGGTTACTGATAACAAGAGCCTGAgtaaggaagagaggaaaagactTCAGATTGTGAAAGCACCTTTAGCATCTCAAGAGGCTAAACTGGTTAAACTTGCAGACAAATTGTACAACTTGCGTGACTTGGATCGAGCCACACCTTTCGGTTGGACACCAAATAGAGTGAATGAATATTTTCACTGGGCAGCTAAAGTAGTTGCTGGCTGCAGAGGTACCAATGATTTCCTTGAAAAAGAGTTAGATAAACTCTTTGCCAAAAGAAAGGTAGCTATATAATGTTAAAAGTAAGTACAAGTATGCCTTGTATAATCATTGTCAAAAATTTCCTCAGGGATTTCTTTTGCCATTTGGGTGACTATTATACTGTACTAAATAATCCAGAACTCAATGATTTTAAAattaatacatgtatatactatatatatatatatatactatatatttttttcaacatgtcggtcgtctcccaccgaggtagggtgacccaaaaagaaaatactttcatcattcaacactttcacctcactcacacataatcactgtcttttcaGAGGCACTCGGATATGACAGTTTAAAAGTCAACCTCCAaagtgccaatatcccaaacccctcctttaaagtgtaggcattgtacttcccatttccaggagtcaagtccagctaaccggtttccctgaatccctttacaaaatatttccctgctcatactccaacagcttgtcaggtcccaaaagccattcatcttcattcacacctatctaacatgctcacacactcttgttggaggtccaagcccctcacccaccaaacctcctttaccccctccctccaacctcttctgagataacccctaccctgccttccttccccagtagatttatatgctctccaagtcattctactttcttCCATTCTCTGTAAATGAAAAGAaccaccttaaccctttcagggttttggacgtacgtactagtacggcttacgcaccagagtttttgacgtactagtacgcctaaattctagcgccctcaaatctagtgagagaaagctggtaggcctacatatgaaagaatgggtctatgtggtcagtgtgcgcagtataaaaaaaatcctgcagcacacagtgcataatgagaaaaaaaaaactttgaccgtgtttttggattaaaacagcaactttgcactgtattttcgtatggtatttattgttgtgttctagttttcctggtctcattttatagaatggaagacatattacagaaattgagatgattttgactggttttacaatgaaaagtaccttgcatttgagctcaaagtagcagaaatgtttgatttttaccaaagttcaaaagtaaacaaatcatgctaagcgtccaatacacatcaactggtgagtctgatattctttcacaagtgcgccggtattatttataccatttctatactaatgcagtagtctgcataacagtaaatcttctattttttgtgagaataaaaaattcaaagtggaaagcaaaagaatgtaagaggggcatggggatgtgactgatgaacagaggaaatgttattttagtgccaggaatgtctttcttgtttattctggaccctatttggaaattggcatcttttgaaatttgtgtaaaattggcaaaattgctaaattctgaccactgtattggatagctgaaatcggtaaatgggtggtttcttgtactcattcgatagaaaaaaatgaagttctagcgaaatagttacgatttttgtcggctagtacactggaattggccaaaaatagggctcaaagtgggcaaaatcgccgatgcgtaaacaccgctaacttcgcgagaccataattccgtaagttttccataaaatttcatacttttggtgtcattatgattgggaaaagattctctatcttttcataagaatttttttttttttttttttttttttaatttgagaaggcctggggaccctgaaagggttcacagcccctcttcagccctctgactaatactttcagtaactccacacttcctcctaatttccacactacgaattctctgcgtaatatttacaccacacattgcccttaggcacgacatctccactgcctccagccgtctcctcgctgcagcacttaaaacccatgcttcacacccatataagagtgttggtaatacTTTACTatactatactcttgtacattcccttctttgcctccatggataacgttctctgtctccatagatacctcaacgcaccactcaccttttttccttcatccttcataaatccatctgctgttaagtcaactcccaaatatctgaaaacattcacttcttccatactccctccctccaatgtgatattcaatttttctttatctaaatcgtttgataccctcatcaccttactcctatctatattcactttcaactttctacctttagacaccctcccaaacttgtccactaacctttgcaacttttctttagaatcccccaaaagcacagtaacattagcaaaaaacaactgtgccaacttccattttgtatttgattccccataatttaatcccacccctctccccaacactccagcatttacttcttttacaatcccatctataaatatattagacAACGTTTGGAGAtggccgaaaaaaaaaaaatggtgacattacatatccctatctaagacctatttttactgggaagtaatctccctctcctacacgcccaaacctgagcctcactatcctcaaaaaactctttacagcatttagtaacctactacctattccatacacttgcagcatctgccacattgctctcctatccactctatcatatgccctttctaaatctataaatgcagtgaaaacttcatttatattaattttaGCATTTTATTTTTCATGTAGCCAAtttgttcattaccattgtattCTGTCAAGCTTTTAAATAGCTTGATCCGTATTACAAAAATGTATAATGTGTATAGGTTTGCTATTTTTATCCACTTTATTGTTTTACCGCCTCTTACTGAACTTCCCTTCAACTTGTCCAACCTGTACAGTCTTCATATCTACTAATAGTACATGTCAGTTGTAATGATTTTTTTCTACATGCTCAGTCCATTAATGAGCATTTGATTTAAACCATTTCAACTTTACTTAAAGCATGTGTTCATCTCGTGCTTTTCTGTTCACTACAGTATTCAGATTACTCTCAAATTCAGTATGGTAGGTCACAGACGTAGAATGTCCAACACTTGCAATTTTGGCACTGTGGAACCAGTATagtggtttaaaaaaaaaaaaggttgataTGCAATTTCAGCAATAATAAATATTCAGATATTAGTTTACATAATGTTTTCTTTTTCATCAAATGCATTTAAAGGTTGTGCATATTCATTTGTTTGGTAGGGATTGGTCAAGATTTACAAATTTAAAATTCATGATTTTTATGAGTGAATTTACATTTTTCTGTTTACAAAATATATTCATACTTTATTTCAtgaatgtatattattattattataataaaaaaaagtgctATCATGAATGTATAGAAAGCTCACATTTGTTGAGAAGGATTGATGAAGAAGTATAGATTTAATATGTCTGAGTTTCTTAAAGTTGAATCGCTATAAaaacaaaactttttttttttttaaccaaattCATTGGTATTTTGTGTATGTTCATTTTATGCTAATATGAAGAGTTCATGCTTTTCATAGAGCATGGTTAAGAACTATAGAGTAGACATTTACTGTGTGTTGTTCTGCTGAGTTATGGTCACTGCTTCTACATGCTGCTCTCATGTTTGACATGACCAGCGAGTGAAATACGGACAGTGGAAGCTTAGGCAACAAACTCCCTCTCAGTTATTCCTACCACTGCCTTCTTACATAGCAGTGAAGAAGTGAGTATATGTAAAGAACCTCAAGTTAGGTATGATGCAAGCGAGAAGGTGGGAGTGAATAGGAGAGCAagaaagtgagagaggcagtTTAGCTACTGCCCATTCCTACACATCATCCCATTcttcccacaccaacacacccggCCACAGGATTGACGAAGTGGTGAGCATATATAAGATGTATTGTGTTAAATACAATGCGAGTGAGGGTGACAGTAAATAAGAGAGCGAGAATGAAAGGGAGGCAGTCCAGCTGCTCTCTGCTCCAACACTGTTCTGTACTACGTGTTATTGCTTTGtatgattttatttttttttttaacacccgccttctcccaccaaggtagagtgacccaaTGAAGAAgtaaaaagtttttccttttttcacatttagtaatttatgcaggaaaAAGGGTTACCATGTATGTATTAAACCTTTATGTACTACAGTATTTGTAAGTAAAATATTAGGTGAATATTCTTAgttaaaaaatgaaagaaattatttttttttttttttttttttttatcacaccggccgattcccaccaaggcagggtggcccgaaaaagaaaaactttcaccatcattcactccatcactgtcttgccagaagggtgctttacactacagtttttaaactgcaacattaacacccctccttcagagtgcaggcactgtacttcccatctccaggactcaagtccggcctgccggtttccctgaatcccttcataaatgttactttgctcacactccaacagcacgtcaagtattaaaaaccatttgtctccattcactcctatcaaacacgctcacgcatgcctgctggaagtccaagcccctcgcacacaaaacctcctttaccccctccctccaacccttcctaggccgatgTGATGTGATAAATTATTATGGCTTGGGAAAACATCTTGGATTACAACATGGATTAATGGGAAACTAGGTTCTTAGTTCTGAATAATCAGTTTACAAACATTTTTGAACAATGCATTAATTCATAAGTGTGATACCTACTGTATTAGTTGTCTATATTTAGTTGAGAGTACTTGAAAAATTGAAAGTAATCATATTTGTTTTAAGGAATGAAAGGATAGatgcaattccttggatcaagaatgcTTCACTGGTATCAAGGCACTCCCCTCCTTGTTATTAGTTTGCTATTCTTGTGCATGAGCTAGTCAAGTCTAGTGTATCCTTCATCTACAATCCTCTTCATCAGTTATCAGAATATATTGTACATCATGTTCATTGATTATCATCATGgaagagcactaaacccataaggattatacagtgcccatTGGGGGGGGGcagaaggcattcaggtttaatttagggaattggagcacagatccaattccctaaatcaaagagtccctcaccagaatcaaggacCTTCCCTTGAGGGGCATGGTCATTAATACAAAGCCTATTCTCTAAACTGCAGATTTAAAATTTACTAGCATGTTGACATCAGCAGCATCCCTTCCTTGTTCAACACTTCCTGTTTATCACTTACTGTaccatcattattataattataatcatgggggagcgctaaacccgtagaatcatacagcgcatgtgggagggggatggaaggtattcaggctcaattcagggacctggaacacagatccaattccctagatcaagagcccctcaccagcatcaagaaacctcccttgaagggtacTGTACAATCAAGGGAAAGAGGTGCATTGATTCCAGTGAAGAGCTATTTATTCAAGAAATTAGAGctattcttcccttccttggtTCAAGCTTAATTACTTCAACTTTCCAGGCTCTATATGACCCCTGTGAATGTGGAGggaatgctaaacccataggggtcatacagtgcctggggatataggagacattcaggtttgatccacatGCATACTATACTGATGTTATCCAGCAAGTGTTTACAATGGACCCTGGGTAAAGGAGTAAGGAGGAGTGTTTGGAGATGGGTGTGGGCTGGGAGCAACTCTAGGGATACCTCTCTCACATCATGTAAATTGAGGTACAGGGGGCTGAGGAAGGAAGTCAGGTCTagttctttagatcaagagccccttaccagcatcaaggaaagtCACTTGAGGAGCCCCTTGAATGTAATaacacttaccagtgttgtgctttAGAGTGCAGTTCTAATCACTAGCAACTATTTATTTCCCTTTAGTTGTTATAGTATTATCTGTACTCATATGCCATATaaacatacaacaataataagaagTTTGTGTAGATTATATCATATAACAATATGAAATGGAGGGAAGAACAGTTACttgtaatatttatatttttctaatTGCTTTATTGTGGAATGTCAGGTTTATAATCACCGTAAGTCAAATAAATACTTTATACACTCATGACTGCAGTTTTTTTTTGCCTCATACTTACTGATCTTTCACTTTTCTTCTCTGAAAGCATTAAGAAAtaaattaaattatatatattgtatatcatACAGGTTGTCTCTTGCTCTCTCTGAATTTGTTGTTATAAGATATACCATTTCTGTTGGCAATTCCACGTATGCATTATGTACATTCCTCTTAGGCGATTGGTGCAGTTCACAAAATGTTTCAAAAATtatgaggattattattattagtttaggGAAAATGTTACACTCATAAGGGTCGTAGTGTGTCCAAGGAATAAGAGGCAATCGAGTTTGAGCCAAGAAAGAAGAGGGttaatgaggggctcttgatctaaagaattgaGCCTATGCTTCCCTTCCTTGAGTCAAACCTGAATGCTTCCTGTTCCACCATGAATGGGGAGTAAGATAACTCAATATGGGTAAAGGTAAATAAAGACAAACCACCCTTCATACATAAGGAAAATTACTACGgtatccctagctgtcttcaagaggaaacttaaGGAATTTATCAAGTCAGTGCTAACCAGTTAGGTTGTGGTGCCTATGTTGGCCAGCCCTAAGAGCTTGGTTAATcagtcaattattattattataatcaaaagaagagctaagccacaagggctatacagcgctgcagggcaggaaggaagcaagggcatcaggtggcaaaagggaggtggatgagtaataggttacggataacagcggggcagtggatggtgaaagggtaaagggcagcaagagactgagctagaaagggccgaggggagtgtgaaaggtatcatcatcagagtttgtggagtaaatcagtcgttaagaagtcaatgagagagtcaggattaaaggaaggtccatcagcaagaagggaaggtaaagagagagtagtagaacgaagacgatgttggaggtaaattctgcgtgctcgttgatagagagggcagtctagtTAATCAGTCAAGAGGTCTGGTCTGGGGCCCAACaaaggaattattattataaccaagactGTGCTAAACCCAATCCAAGGGAATAGACTCCTTGAACTGTTTACAGgtaattgaaatatatttttcctaATCCATAACTATAATTCTTTAAAGATATGTGATCATCTTTCTACTATGTAATGCTCTTTTCTTTATCTTTCTTGTGTAATTTCTACACACATCATTCCCAAATATTTTCAGTTTGTCTGGCTACATCCAAATATTTGTTGTTTACAGTATCAGTTCTTGTTTATGATGTAAGGTAAACAAAATCTTGTACTTTATTCTCTCACCTCAATCAGACCATTTTTTAAATTTACCTTTACTAACTTAACATAAATTCTGtgttgtttgtagagcttgtttaCCCATTTAAGTAGTGCATACTGTATCTTAAATTTTCAACTGTTACTAAAGAACACACAGTCTTTTCatccagctcttagcttgcctcTAGTCCCATCATGTTCTCTCTGATCTTTTTGTGtgaatacagtacagtatagtagtatacTCGTGGAAAAACTAAACATGTCGAGGCCATACAGTACACGGTGACTGGGAGGCAATCCAGTTTGGTCTAATAAAGTAGGTAATATTATTTAAAACATACACTAAACCCATAGAGGGGTAtctccaatttcctagatcaagagcccttcagcattccccacatccacaacaacatttaTTGCATCTAAGTTTGATTCTGATAATCATGAGTTTAACTGTATGAACAGAAAAGGCAGTAAATTTTAGGTATTGATTCAGAAATAAATTTGTAGCTCATAGAATgggtgggattcgaacccataaTGAGCTAGTTCTAAAACTAGTAGGCCAGTGGAGTAGTTTTAGGATTGGCTCTCTCCacaggttcaaatcccacccattCCATAAGTTTGTGATTCGTAAATAAAATACAGTATAACTAAAAGaactttaatttttcttttctTGTTGCATCATAAAATACTGGACTACAGAAATATTGTAACTACCAGATACAAAAATTGCAAATTAAATAGGTATTATTTTAGAGTACAGCCCATTACtgacaaagagagagagtgagaagtgGGTGAATATTAAGATTACAAAAATTTCCTGTCCCCAGAAGAAAACCTGTCATTAAGTTGTTGGGCTTTCTTTAAAATATTACTTTTTTGTGCATCATCAAATTTATTCACATGTAGGTCTTCCTCCCGACTAAAGGGACGTCTCTCCTTTGATCTGGACTTGGCTTCCTTTTCCTGGTACATAACAAGAAAAACTTCATTATCTAATGTATTTTGCTTACATAGCACAATTTATTTGTAAAATAAAATCATACTCTATATCTTTTCAAACATTTGCTCAACATAAGAGTTACTGTTTATATAAGAATTTAAgactaaaaataattttttttttaacacgctggccattttccaccaaggcagggtgacccaaaaaagaaagaaaaaaaaaacttccctcatcattcaacactttcaccatcaagtAAATGAAAACAGTTAAGCCTAACCCTTTGTACCCTTCAAGGAGGGCCCATATATTTCAAGTGCTCTTGATATGAGGAACTGTAGCTGCTTTGGTGCCTCACTGTTAAAATCTGAATACAAGGaacaaaataaaattattataatcagggaAAGCACTAAATTTGTAAAGCATTagggaatgggagacaatcaggtttgatccaaataaAGGGAAGATTGgttcatctccttggatcaagagcccttcataagCATCAAGGGAAATGGGAAATAGGCTAAAAGTGTATGCATTATTTCTAAACTACACTTGCTTTAATTTTAGCTACTTTTTTTCTCTGGTGTAAACTCCACTTTGACTGTGCAGTGCTAAATGATGAGagttcacctttttttttttttttttttttttaataaagccAACAAATTTTTGCAAAGGAATATTTGTAAAAATCTAATGAAGATAAGTTTTTTGAGTGCTAATACATGTAGATCCTGAAAAAGATATTTAAGCATATAATGCAAACACAATACCTATATTAACTTAGGGTCATAAATGTTTATAAGGCCTGAGtgagcttaaccctttcagggtccaaggcccaaatctggagtcacgcaccagtgtccaagaattttcaaaaaaaaaatttgttattttttcttatgaaatcgtagagaatctttttgtgaaggtaataaaacaaaaagtacgaaatttggtggaaaattgacgaaattatgctctcgcgaattttgatgtgtcagcgatatttacgaatcggcgattttgccgactttgactcctattttaggccaattacattattccaatcaaccaaattcttagctatttcactagtattacttctattctatcgattgagcacaagaaatcgccaagtcaactgtttcaactacaaaataaagtgatcggaaattgttaatttggccaatttaacacaaagttcaaaatattccaatttcaaaatagggtccagaataaacaatgtaggcattcctggcactaaactaacatttcctctgttcattagttatgttttgaggctttacaaataaattccattttgattttttattcacataatgaatttttattcacaccaaaaaatagaagatttactgttatgcaatactgtaataattgtataaatatcattaccatatttgtgaatgtatattagacccaccagctgacgtgtattagatgtgtgaggtcgtttgtttactcttgaatatcggcaaaaatttaacatttccgctactttgagctcagtttcaagccatttccagtgctaaaaccaatcaaaatcatctctatttctgtaatatgtcttccattctatcaaatgagaccaagaaatcgcaaatacaactataaaaaacatacgaaaaaacactgcaaagttgctgttttaatcgaaaaatcatgatttcagtttttttctctcattatacacagtgtgctgcaggatctgttttatgtggtgcacacataccacatagatgtattctctcatatctaggcccaaatgtaccactcacagtttatcagagtgagctgagctcatggcgtagatctacggtttggacactcaccgtaaagccgtagatctatgggacggaccctgaaagggttaatattgaaGCCAAAGAGCTGGAACACATCTACAGCATAAAACAAGGGACACTTGATACATCAAGTGGGACATTAACTATGACCAAAATATGAAGACAATCAACTAATATGGCAATTACcattacacacataccaaaagtaaaaaaaaaaaatgctgaagcAACTTTGCCATAATAAAAATATTCACTAGATACCTTTATTTTCTTCTTGTGTAAGTCAATAAGGGGTTCTGCTCTTTTACTGCTGTTGTACTCTTTCACTTTTTCCAAAAGTTCTTTATCTCGCTGGTTGCTGGCAATATCTTCAGGAGTTATTACTGGCTGTTCTTCTTTTATACCCAGCTGAAAAAGGGACAGTTTTAGAAATGTAccacttaacaaaaaaaaaaaaaaaaaaggcttcacACTCAGAATACCAATAAATATTTTAACAGGGAAATAAAACTAAATGAAATAAAAAGTCCAAAACTGAGCTACAAAATGAATCCCAGAAAAAAATATAAGTTATGAAGAAAAGCTATGCCATCATTGTCTGagtaggaggaagaagaagaaaaaaaaaaaaaaaaaaaaaaaaaaaagacatgatAGCCACATTTTGTAAAAGATTAGAAAGGATACTGCTGAATAGAAAGGGAAAAATTTTCAAGACCATGAACAGAGAACAAGAGGATGGTTTATTTTTGGTTAGATTGTtagaggatcattaagactgcatatCTGCACTCAAAGATACtcgaaccctttcagggtccaaaccccTGATCTGAAAATTGCtctcagggtccaagaatttaaaaaaaaatatacagtggacccccgcataacgatcacctccgaatgcgaccaattatgtaagtgtatttatgtaagtgcgtttgtacgtgtatgtttgggggtctgaaatggactaatctatttcacaatattccttatgggaacaaattcggtcagtactggcacctgaacatacttctggagtgaaaaaatatcgttaaccgggggtccactgtatatatacatgtatattttttcttgtgaaatgataatcGTTATCCGAAGGTAATGACACcgaaagtacaaaatttgatggaaaacttatggaattatgctctcgcaaagtttgCGGTCTCGGACACACTGGCAATTttacccactttgagtcctattttaggccaattctatttttccagtcaaccaaactcttagctatttcactagtatgccttctattgtttgagcacaagaaataaaacatttaactatttcaactacccaaaaaAAATGattagaaattggtaatttggccaatttcacacaaaattaaaaaactgCCAATTTAtaaatggggtccagaataaaaaatgtagatattcctggcactaaaacaacatttcctctgttcatcggTTATGTTTCCAAGCCTCTCCTACATTAAAcgtgctttccattttgaatttttattcacacaaaaaatagaagatttactgttatgcagactactgcataacagtaacaatttaaaaaataatgtCAGTGTATTCTTGAATGTGTTTTAGACTGACCAGTTGGATGCGTATTGGACGAGTGGCGTAATTTGTGTCctctg
Coding sequences within:
- the Mesh1 gene encoding guanosine-3',5'-bis(diphosphate) 3'-pyrophosphohydrolase MESH1, encoding MSTISHNGTPLAEIIKCVNFAAVKHKNQRRKDPEQTPYINHPIGVAFLLVEGGIDNLAVLQAAVLHDTVEDTHTSNEELVREFGPEVAGIVAEVTDNKSLSKEERKRLQIVKAPLASQEAKLVKLADKLYNLRDLDRATPFGWTPNRVNEYFHWAAKVVAGCRGTNDFLEKELDKLFAKRKVAI